The sequence below is a genomic window from Thermodesulfobacteriota bacterium.
TCCAGTTCTTGCGCTTTTGGTTTCGAGGTGTATATTGTCTCCCGTTTTGCGGCTGGCAATATATATTAGCCAGATAGGTTTTACAAGCCCATCCCATCCTCGAGGAGCTGCCTATGAAGAACCACGTTTTGCGGCCGTTGTGGCTGGCCGTCGCCCTGGTGGGCCTGATCCTGATCGCCCGCACCATCCTGGTGCCGGACGATTTCGGGGTGCACGGCAAAAGCTTCACCTTCGGCTTCCACCGCCAGGGCAACATCGCCGAATGGCAGGCGGTGCCGGTGAAGTACCGGGGGGGCGGTGTCTGCGCCGACTGCCACAGCGACAACGCGGCAGCCAACGCTGCCGGTCCCCACGCCATCATCCCGTGCGAGAACTGCCACGGCCCGGCGGCGGACCACCCGGATCGGCCCGAGAAGCTGGCCATCGAGCGCGACCGCCAGCTCTGCCTGCGCTGCCATGCCGAGCTCGGCTATCCCAACAACCCCCGCAGCGCCCTGCCGGGCATCGTTGACCAGGACCACAACCCCGGCGACGACTGCGTCAGCTGCCACAACCCCCACGATCCCAGCCTGGAGAAGATGTGATGGCCAGCTCTCGACGACAGTTCCTGAAGAAGGCCCTGGCCGGCACCCTGGCCGGAGCCCTGCCCCTGTCTGCCCTGCGCTTCGTGTCGCCTGCCGAGGCCCGGGCCAGCATCGGCAATGCCGCGACCCGCTGGGTCTTTCTGGTGGATACCACCCGGTGCGTCGGCTGCGGCTTCTGCGTCCGGGCCTGCAAGCGG
It includes:
- a CDS encoding cytochrome c3 family protein codes for the protein MKNHVLRPLWLAVALVGLILIARTILVPDDFGVHGKSFTFGFHRQGNIAEWQAVPVKYRGGGVCADCHSDNAAANAAGPHAIIPCENCHGPAADHPDRPEKLAIERDRQLCLRCHAELGYPNNPRSALPGIVDQDHNPGDDCVSCHNPHDPSLEKM